A genome region from Triticum aestivum cultivar Chinese Spring chromosome 2B, IWGSC CS RefSeq v2.1, whole genome shotgun sequence includes the following:
- the LOC123040082 gene encoding uncharacterized protein, translating into MPELVYANLSCIPNLDCASAPPPRPFCASAAAYLALHLAAPVAVVVVWWLWRNLLLLPMPLEGFAGGGDGRRLPEQQPPRTHTLVDANGVAVAAAAARGFFEEEETTRPILLRRRAPHAGADGYFRYPQIRYLEAVPQARLIDPESMEEMTRGRRHAVGMLRQAAIHYDDPIRRLSNVEGNPSVFQGDPCVLATESTDIVIKLKIATALVCLIWRELNGNSQQLCQEVKEECFSLVAGQSVEKLLELARSFSEASWCACHVKEVLTIVDAIVDVLYNLQGLPLNRSGEIAVMASKMVATLSGVLDQAASGIDNSEESTIHPATVVFNQVLEFFDSNTDMVQLILATGDCTVDPYSHVFDCWVSKLEEDAKKMCQAEKDREYIILLNNACDVWQMMRRPGAPFWNVELVSRLICMIQRYRRGYFEECWAPLVLSLMKEDYLKNPRRSSLAEFTQGFVSICDRQMTWKVVPSLKYELRDEIKNLVVIPYKAFLHALALQANRRGLSLKRLMSRRSRQNEYTAEQLENKIGEFFES; encoded by the exons ATGCCTGAACTTGTGTACGCCAATCTGTCTTGCATTCCGAATCTCGATTgcgcctccgccccgccgccgcgccctttCTGCGCCTCCGCGGCGGCCTACCTTGCCCTCCACCTCGCCGCGCCTGTGGCCGTCGTCGTCGTCTGGTGGCTCTGGAGGAACCTCCTGCTTCTGCCTATGCCTCTGGAGGGGTTCGCGGGTGGTGGAGACGGCCGCCGCCTGCCGGAGCAGCAGCCGCCCCGCACCCACACCTTGGTGGACGCGAACGGTGTCGCagtcgccgccgcagccgcccgcggCTTCTTCGAAGAGGAAGAGACCACCCGTCCAATCCTCCTCCGTCGCAGGGCGCCCCACGCCGGCGCCGACGGGTACTTCCGATACCCGCAAATCCGCTACCTCGAAGCAGTTCCTCAAGCCCGCCTCATCGACCCCGAATCCATGGAGGAGATGACGCGGGGGCGGCGCCACGCCGTCGGCATGCTCAGGCAAGCCGCGATCCACTACGACGACCCCATCCGCAG ATTGTCCAATGTCGAAGGAAACCCATCAGTTTTTCAGGGAGATCCTTGTGTGTTGGCCACAGAATCAACTGATATTGTTATCAAGCTAAAAATTGCTACTGCACTTGTCTGTTTAATATGGCGAGAACTGAATGGGAACAGTCAGCAATTATGTCAAGAAGTAAAAGAAGAGTGCTTTTCATTGGTTGCTGGGCAATCTGTGGAGAAGCTCCTTGAGCTAGCACGTTCATTCAGCGAGGCAAGCTGGTGTGCTTGCCATGTTAAGGAAGTGCTGACTATCGTTGACGCAATCGTTGATGTCCTGTACAATTTACAGGGCTTACCTTTGAACAGATCTGGTGAGATTGCTGTTATGGCGAGTAAGATGGTGGCTACTTTAAGTGGAGTACTTGATCAAGCTGCAAGTGGCATCGATAACAGTGAAGAATCTACCATTCATCCAGCAACTGTTGTTTTCAATCAAGTCCTGGAGTTTTTCGACAGCAACACAGATATGGTGCAGTTAATACTCGCCACTGGAGATTGCACCGTTGATCCTTACTCTCACGTGTTTGACTGCTGGGTATCGAAGCTGGAGGAAGATGCAAAAAAGATGTGCCAAGCTGAAAAGGACCGAGAATACATAATCCTCTTGAATAATGCATGTGATGTTTGGCAGATGATGCGCCGTCCAGGAGCACCGTTTTGGAATGTAGAACTGGTGAGCAGGCTCATTTGTATGATCCAGAGATACAGAAGGGGCTACTTTGAGGAATGTTGGGCTCCACTTGTACTGTCATTGATGAAGGAAGATTATCTGAAGAACCCGCGCCGTTCATCCTTGGCTGAATTTACTCAAGGATTTGTCAGTATCTGCGATCGCCAGATGACCTGGAAGGTTGTACCTAGTCTTAAGTACGAACTGCGAGACGAGATAAAGAATCTAGTGGTTATACCATACAAGGCCTTCCTGCATGCACTGGCACTGCAGGCAAATCGGAGAGGACTTTCATTGAAGCGATTGATGTCACGAAGGAGTCGTCAGAATGAGTATACTGCTGAGCAGTTGGAAAACAAGATTGGTGAGTTTTTTGAAAGCTGA